A single region of the Amphiura filiformis chromosome 7, Afil_fr2py, whole genome shotgun sequence genome encodes:
- the LOC140157883 gene encoding ATP-dependent translocase ABCB1-like has product MEIDTTNGQLTGYPVDHSQANGGSTKDRVDINTLEHGGNLHDLQPGAKNGQKDDISQDHNNNNNDKIDSDEIDPVGFFQLFRFCTRLDVLLIILATLGSIGHGAAFPTVVLLIGNIVDSFIELGSVTNNMTTNTTEFSIPEEDIVELSITYVYVGLCVVVVAFLQGAFWTLTAERQVHNIRLHFFNSILHQDITWFDAQKSGDLASRFSDDIAQIQTGIGEKLGTILQYTTTCIGGLILGFVKSWELALVILSFVGVIILPATTITARFTRRLTQRELGGYGKAGSIAEEVLSAIRTVVAFGGEEKESKRYYKNLHHAKRQGIKKDTLQGLYIGIFQFGVYGCYSLAFWYGTRLVLRGDISAGDIFVVFISVLFGFFSLGNAAPNFADVSTARGAAALVWKIIDRKSEIDSSCDEGLQPKTMTGQISFTNVHFAYPSRKDIKILDCLSLQVNVGETVALVGASGNGKSTVVRLVQRLYDIDDGNLEIDGNDIKELNVNWLRRHIGIVDQEPVLFATSIQENIRYGRIDASNDDIVQAAKEANAHDFISALPDGYNTLVGDRGVKLSGGQKQRIAIARALLRDPEILLLDEATSALDTESESLVQGALDKAKIGRTTIVIAHRLSTIKNADVICVFDKGRIVEKGKHEDLLEIPDGIYKQLATGKLKEGNDNASRREDKVMDIRDVTKSVDKPDVTGVNEEEQTEESAELKKQHLNDLMKNFSVRRIMKMNSPESLYIIIGIIASAFAGGVSPAYSYLFSRIIATFAIQDTDELNERIRFLCGMFLVLATTALISNILQNAAFGKSGEELTLRLRHLSFKAMLRQNIAWFDDDQNSIGILTTRLSTETSEVKGITGVRIGLIFQALCNMGVAIIIALYFGWQLTLAVLGFLPLLAAASAVNWKLMKDGSVNRKEELEQAGKLVLESVVNIRTVVSLTRENVIYGNFKSILKDPYMKSQKNSIITGVTFAFAQIVIYFAYAAVFRFGGYLVGKGLMEFQNMFLVFGAIVFGGFGLGRVIGAVPDYGKAKISACHIFKLLDRSPPIDSYSNDGSKPESFTPIVQFKDVYFKYPTRPKVQVLRGLSVSVTPGETLALVGSSGCGKSTTVNLTERLYDPLQGSVYLDQFDVKDLNIQWLRSQMGLVSQEPVLFDGTIAYNIAYGDNTRDVPLTEIIECAKKANIHNFIEKLPLGYDTNVGERGTQLSGGQKQRIAIARALVRNPKLLLLDEATSALDSESEKVVQDALNEAKKGRTCITIAHRLSTIHDADKIAVIQRGVVAELGTHEELMERKGQYYSLYTAQELKT; this is encoded by the exons ATGGAAATTGACACTACAAATGGTCAACTAACAGGCTATCCAGTGGATCACTCACAAGCCAATGGTGGATCGACAAAAGATCGTGTTGATATCAATACATTAGAACATGGTGGTAATCTCCATGATTTACAGCCTGGTGCTAAAAATGGTCAAAAGGATGATATATCGcaagatcataataataataataatgataaaattgacagCGATGAAATAGACCCGGTTGGATTTTTTCAACTATTTCGCTTCTGTACTAGGCTCGATGTTTTGCTGATAATTTTAGCAACACTAGGATCGATCGGCCATGGTGCAGCATTCCCGACAGTTGTATTATTAATAGGAAATATAGTTGATTCATTTATTGAACTTGGATCAGTAACAAATAATATGACCACAAATACAACGGAATTTTCTATACCAGAGGAAGACATCGTTGAATTGTCAATAACTTACGTTTATGTAGGACTCTGTGTAGTAGTCGTTGCTTTCTTACAGGGTGCATTCTGGACTCTAACAGCCGAACGTCAGGTTCACAACATCCGATTACATTTTTTCAATTCGATCCTACACCAGGACATTACATGGTTTGACGCTCAGAAGTCGGGGGATCTTGCCAGTCGTTTCTCTGATGACATCGCTCAGATTCAAACGGGAATTGGAGAGAAATTAGGAACTATTTTACAATACACGACAACATGTATTGGTGGGTTGATCTTGGGGTTTGTAAAAAGTTGGGAATTGGCTTTAGTGATCCTTTCATTTGTAGGTGTGATTATTCTTCCAGCTACCACCATCACTGCAAGATTTACTCGTAGACTTACGCAACGTGAGCTGGGAGGTTATGGAAAGGCGGGGAGCATTGCAGAGGAGGTCTTATCAGCTATACGTACAGTGGTGGCTTTTGGTGGGGAAGAGAAGGAAAGTAAACG GTACTACAAAAACCTCCATCATGCCAAAAGACAAGGCATCAAAAAAGATACTCTTCAAGGACTTTACATTGGCATATTCCAGTTTGGCGTTTACGGCTGCTATTCCTTGGCATTTTGGTATGGCACCAGGCTCGTCCTAAGGGGTGATATCAGTGCAGGTGATATATTTGTCGTCTTCATCTCCGTATTGTTTGGCTTCTTCAGTCTTGGCAACGCCGCTCCAAACTTCGCTGATGTGTCCACTGCAAGAGGAGCTGCAGCACTTGTCTGGAAGATTATCGACAGGAAGTCTGAAATTGACAGCAGTTGTGACGAAGGACTTCAACCCAAAACAATGACAGGTCAAATTAGTTTTACGAACGTACACTTTGCGTATCCGAGTAGGAAAGATATTAAAATACTTGATTGTTTAAGTTTACAAGTAAACGTAGGCGAGACAGTAGCACTGGTAGGAGCAAGCGGCAATGGTAAGAGTACAGTAGTAAGACTGGTTCAAAGATTGTATGATATAGACGATGGAAATCTTGAAATTGACGGGAATGACATCAAGGAATTGAATGTCAATTGGTTGCGCAGGCATATTGGTATCGTAGACCAAGAACCGGTATTATTTGCTACTTCGATTCAAGAAAACATCAGGTATGGACGGATAGATGCTTCAAACGATGATATTGTCCAGGCTGCTAAGGAAGCCAATGCGCATGACTTCATCTCAGCTCTACCAGATGGTTATAACACACTTGTAGGAGATCGTGGAGTTAAATTATCAGGTGGACAGAAACAAAGGATAGCGATTGCCAGAGCATTACTCAGAGATCCTGAAATCCTCCTGTTAGATGAGGCAACTTCGGCTTTGGATACTGAGAGCGAATCATTGGTGCAAGGCGCACTTGATAAAGCAAAGATTGGACGTACTACAATCGTTATTGCGCACAGATTATCTACTATCAAAAATGCAGATGTGATATGTGTTTTTGATAAAGGAAGAATCGTTGAGAAGGGTAAGCACGAAGATCTACTGGAGATCCCTGACGGTATTTACAAACAGTTAGCGACAGGAAAGTTGAAAGAGGGAAATGATAACGCCTCACGCAGAGAAGACAAAGTAATGGACATCAGGGATGTGACGAAATCCGTGGATAAACCTGATGTTACAGGTGTTAATGAAGAAGAACAAACAGAAGAGTCAGCAGAACTGAAGAAACAACATTTAAATGATTTGATGAAGAATTTCAGTGTTCGCAGAATAATGAAGATGAACTCTCCTGAATCATTGTACATCATAATTGGGATCATTGCATCAGCTTTTGCCGGTGGAGTATCACCAGCATACTCCTATCTGTTCAGCAGAATCATTGCAACATTTGCAATTCAAGACACAGATGAACTTAACGAACGCATCAGGTTTTTATGTGGTATGTTTCTTGTGTTAGCAACAACTGCCCTGATCTCCAATATACTTCAGAACGCGGCTTTTGGTAAATCAGGTGAAGAATTAACATTACGACTAAGACATTTGAGTTTCAAGGCAATGCTAAGACAAAATATTGCATGGTTTGATGATGACCAAAACAGCATAGGGATTCTCACTACCAGACTTTCAACAGAAACATCAGAAGTTAAAGGTATCACTGGAGTCAGGATTGGCTTGATTTTCCAAGCGCTCTGCAACATGGGAGTGGCCATCATCATCGCTCTATATTTTGGATGGCAGCTAACTCTTGCAGTTTTAGGGTTTCTTCCTTTATTAGCAGCGGCAAGTGCTGTTAATTGGAAACTCATGAAAGACGGCAGTGTGAACAGAAAAGAGGAGCTGGAACAAGCTGGCAAACTAGTGCTGGAATCAGTAGTAAACATTCGGACCGTTGTATCATTGACAAGGGAGAACGTTATATatggtaacttcaaatcaatactTAAAGATCCGTACATGAAAAGTCAAAAGAATTCCATCATTACTGGGGTGACATTTGCCTTCGCACAGATCGTCATCTATTTCGCCTATGCGGCTGTATTTCGTTTTGGTGGTTATTTGGTAGGAAAAGGGTTAATGGAATTTCAGAatatgtttttggtttttggAGCTATCGTGTTCGGCGGTTTTGGGCTTGGGCGAGTTATTGGCGCCGTACCTGATTATGGCAAAGCGAAAATTTCCGCATGCCATATATTCAAACTACTGGATAGATCACCACCAATTGACAGTTATAGTAACGACGGTTCCAAACCGGAATCATTTACACCAATAGTCCAATTCAAAGACGTATATTTCAAATACCCAACGCGTCCAAAAGTCCAGGTACTTCGAGGATTATCGGTTTCTGTAACACCAGGAGAAACCTTGGCATTGGTTGGAAGTAGCGGGTGTGGAAAGAGCACTACGGTCAATCTAACTGAACGATTATATGACCCGCTCCAAGGGAGCGTTTATCTGGATCAGTTTGATGTCAAAGATCTGAATATCCAATGGTTAAGATCCCAAATGGGTTTAGTGTCTCAAGAGCCAGTTTTGTTTGACGGGACAATCGCGTATAATATCGCGTACGGGGATAATACCCGCGATGTACCGCTTACTGAAATCATCGAGTGCGCCAAGAAGGCTAACATCCACAACTTTATCGAGAAATTACCACTTGGGTATGACACAAACGTAGGCGAAAGAGGTACGCAGCTTTCAGGTGGGCAGAAACAAAGAATTGCGATCGCACGAGCCTTGGTGCGAAACCCAAAACTACTTCTTCTAGATGAAGCTACATCCGCCTTGGATTCGGAAAGCGAGAAGGTTGTACAAGATGCCCTTAATGAAGCTAAGAAGGGTCGGACGTGTATTACTATTGCCCATCGGCTGTCTACCATACATGATGCTGATAAGATTGCTGTCATTCAGCGAGGAGTAGTAGCGGAACTTGGTACACACGAGGAATTGATGGAACGCAAAGGGCAGTATTATAGTCTGTATACTGCTCAAGAACTGAAAACGTAA
- the LOC140157197 gene encoding uncharacterized protein, whose product MNMATFLTIIVIATAVCFITYTNGSTISCSFSVQEPVYEGTSVTLSCFLQSINTDYAVTVKRNGNEVTPRITLNGTYEVQNSRYTVRTTDLMDRGDSPTIWYYLDITDVTRDDDGWYVVEVLSHASSNPNVIVTEMQMLDVYYLPIGPPTCGPGDVHAVLANEIPLICTTQVGKPSDSISLQWIYQNSILSSTTTISNGAATNILEFVSASTDTLYVTCSLSIDQTIFPNEAPRECQAGPIQILSDPIISVTPNRLTALSGADASFTCNIENDPIATRTWLSDSLSSDRFSQTEENNEVVLITNVQPTDSGTITCRVGTGDESYVEDSAELIVTIPSTTLPSITTKQLVSKEAEPTEKRPITKPEPSSIGKTLSTVTGKPGEQSPALSPSAIIGIIVCIVVLVLVVIVVIGLLIWKSRRHNDP is encoded by the coding sequence ATGAACATGGCGACTTTCCTGACAATTATCGTGATAGCAACGGCAGTATGCTTCATAACCTACACCAATGGCTCAACAATCAGCTGTAGTTTTTCTGTGCAGGAGCCTGTGTATGAAGGTACTAGCGTTACCCTGTCTTGTTTCCTGCAAAGTATTAACACTGATTACGCAGTGACGGTGAAACGAAATGGAAACGAAGTGACTCCACGAATAACTTTGAATGGGACATACGAGGTTCAGAATTCTAGGTATACAGTTCGGACAACCGATTTAATGGATAGGGGTGACTCGCCAACTATCTGGTATTATCTGGACATAACTGATGTTACTCGTGATGATGATGGCTGGTATGTTGTCGAAGTACTTTCACACGCATCTTCGAACCCTAATGTGATCGTAACTGAAATGCAAATGCTAGATGTATATTATCTTCCCATTGGCCCACCTACTTGCGGCCCAGGAGATGTGCATGCTGTGCTAGCCAATGAAATTCCCTTAATATGTACAACACAGGTGGGAAAACCTTCTGACTCGATAAGCTTGCAATGGATATACCAAAATTCCATTTTATCTAGCACGACCACTATAAGCAATGGCGCTGCAACAAACATTCTTGAGTTTGTATCGGCAAGTACTGACACGTTATATGTAACATGCTCTTTGTCGATTGACCAGACAATATTTCCAAATGAAGCGCCTCGAGAGTGTCAAGCCGGACCGATTCAAATTCTATCGGACCCTATCATTTCAGTCACACCGAATAGATTGACAGCATTATCTGGTGCAGATGCTTCATTCACATGCAATATAGAAAATGACCCCATTGCCACCAGAACATGGCTTTCTGACAGTTTGTCAAGCGATAGGTTCTCTCAAACTGAAGAAAATAATGAAGTCGTGCTGATTACGAATGTACAGCCCACGGATAGTGGTACTATCACATGTCGCGTTGGAACAGGTGATGAATCTTATGTAGAAGACTCTGCTGAGCTGATTGTCACCATACCATCAACAACCTTACCTAGCATAACTACGAAACAACTAGTATCAAAAGAAGCAGAGCCGACTGAGAAGAGACCAATTACGAAACCTGAACCTAGCTCAATCGGGAAAACTTTGAGTACAGTCACAGGCAAACCGGGAGAGCAATCTCCAGCTTTATCTCCATCGGCAATAATTGGTATTATCGTGTGTATAGTGGTACTGGTACTGGTTGTCATTGTAGTAATTGGACTCCTAATATGGAAATCCAGACGTCACAATGACCCATGA